The Sphingosinithalassobacter sp. CS137 genome includes a region encoding these proteins:
- the erpA gene encoding iron-sulfur cluster insertion protein ErpA has translation MATQTHSDIALTDAAAARVAAIAQKQGKPAILRLSVEGGGCSGFQYRFGFADAVEPDDIVAETDGVRLVVDSVSLDLVRGSHVDYVESLGGAAFRVENPNAAAGCGCGSSFSV, from the coding sequence ATGGCGACGCAGACCCATTCCGACATCGCGTTGACGGACGCTGCCGCGGCCCGCGTCGCGGCGATCGCCCAGAAGCAGGGCAAGCCCGCCATCCTCCGGCTATCGGTGGAAGGCGGCGGTTGTTCGGGCTTTCAGTACAGGTTCGGCTTCGCCGACGCGGTGGAGCCCGACGATATCGTCGCCGAGACCGATGGTGTGCGGCTCGTGGTCGACTCGGTCAGCCTCGACCTCGTGCGCGGGTCGCACGTTGATTATGTCGAGTCGCTGGGCGGTGCGGCGTTTCGCGTCGAGAACCCCAACGCCGCCGCAGGCTGCGGCTGTGGCTCCAGCTTCTCCGTCTGA
- the xth gene encoding exodeoxyribonuclease III has translation MRIVTYNVNGIKARLPRLLEYLAEQKPDIVCLQELKASDETFPEADIREAGYGAVWHGQKSWNGVAVLARDADPVERQRGLAGEDEDEHSRYLEAEVNGLVVASIYLPNGNPNPGPKFDYKLRWIERLSARARDLLAEERPVVLAGDYNVIPNDDDVYSVRAMASDALMQPESRQGYRRLLAQGWTDALRTRFPGGGVWTFWDYQAGAWQRDAGFRIDHLLMSPQAADRFVDAGVDKEYRGREKASDHAPTWVTLR, from the coding sequence TTGCGGATCGTCACCTACAACGTCAACGGCATCAAGGCGCGGCTGCCGCGCCTGCTCGAATATCTTGCCGAGCAGAAGCCCGATATCGTGTGCCTGCAGGAATTGAAGGCGTCCGACGAGACCTTCCCCGAGGCCGATATCCGGGAAGCGGGCTATGGCGCCGTGTGGCACGGCCAAAAGAGCTGGAATGGGGTGGCGGTGCTCGCGCGCGACGCCGATCCGGTCGAGCGGCAGCGCGGGCTGGCGGGCGAGGATGAGGACGAGCACAGCCGCTATCTCGAGGCGGAGGTGAACGGGCTGGTCGTCGCGTCGATCTATCTCCCCAACGGCAATCCGAATCCGGGACCGAAATTCGACTATAAGCTGCGCTGGATCGAACGGCTTTCAGCGCGCGCGCGCGACCTGCTTGCCGAGGAGCGGCCGGTGGTGCTGGCCGGCGACTATAATGTGATCCCGAACGACGACGACGTCTATTCGGTGCGCGCGATGGCGAGCGACGCGCTGATGCAGCCCGAGAGCCGCCAGGGATACCGCCGGCTGCTCGCCCAGGGCTGGACCGATGCGCTGCGCACGCGCTTTCCGGGCGGCGGCGTCTGGACCTTCTGGGATTATCAGGCGGGTGCCTGGCAGCGCGACGCCGGGTTTCGCATCGATCATCTGCTGATGAGCCCGCAGGCCGCGGACCGTTTCGTCGATGCGGGCGTCGACAAGGAGTATCGCGGCCGCGAAAAGGCAAGCGACCACGCCCCCACCTGGGTCACGCTGCGCTAG
- a CDS encoding N-acetyltransferase translates to MTTQTRVRPISGKRDIKAFIDLAYRLNQDDPNWVPPLRSEVAGTIDSKKNGWFSHAEAQLFLAERDGRPVARISAHIDRLALEQPPEQGFGPGTGFFGLFEAEDWDAAFAVLNEAEAWLAARGMTRVLGPVSLSVWEEPGLLVRGHDHAPVVMMGHHRPEYAGWIEAMGYAPAKKLLTYELDVRQQFPPIIQRIIASGEKNSRINVRRVDKSRFAEEAAIILGILNDAWSDNWGFVPLTDAEVADVGKKLKPLVFEDLIMIAELDGEPVAFMITLPDLNEAIAPLNGNLLPFGWAKLLLWLRRPKVRSMRVPLMGVVKHLQSSRMASQLAFMMIEYIRRAAVSEYGATRGEIGWILDDNQGMVAIADAIRSRVNREYLIYAKPIAAGTLNHM, encoded by the coding sequence TTGACCACTCAGACGCGCGTGCGCCCCATCTCAGGAAAGCGCGACATCAAGGCGTTCATCGACCTCGCCTATCGCCTCAATCAGGACGATCCCAACTGGGTGCCGCCACTCAGAAGCGAAGTCGCCGGCACGATCGATTCCAAGAAGAACGGCTGGTTCAGCCATGCCGAGGCCCAGCTTTTCCTTGCCGAGCGCGACGGGCGCCCGGTCGCGCGCATCTCCGCGCACATCGATCGTCTCGCGCTCGAACAGCCGCCGGAGCAGGGATTCGGGCCGGGCACCGGATTCTTCGGCTTGTTCGAGGCCGAAGACTGGGACGCGGCCTTCGCGGTGCTCAACGAAGCCGAAGCCTGGCTCGCCGCGCGCGGCATGACACGCGTGCTCGGGCCGGTCAGCCTTTCCGTGTGGGAAGAGCCGGGGCTGCTCGTGCGCGGCCACGATCATGCCCCGGTCGTGATGATGGGGCATCACCGGCCCGAATATGCCGGCTGGATCGAAGCCATGGGCTATGCCCCGGCCAAGAAGCTGCTCACCTACGAACTAGACGTCAGGCAGCAGTTTCCGCCGATCATTCAGCGGATCATCGCCTCCGGCGAAAAGAATTCGCGGATCAACGTCCGCAGGGTCGACAAGTCGCGCTTCGCCGAGGAAGCGGCGATCATCCTCGGCATCCTCAACGATGCCTGGTCGGACAACTGGGGCTTCGTGCCGCTCACCGATGCCGAGGTCGCCGACGTCGGCAAGAAGCTGAAGCCGCTGGTGTTCGAGGATCTGATCATGATCGCCGAACTCGACGGCGAGCCGGTGGCGTTCATGATTACCCTGCCCGATCTCAACGAGGCGATCGCGCCGCTGAACGGAAACCTGCTCCCATTCGGCTGGGCGAAGCTGCTGCTGTGGCTGCGGCGGCCGAAGGTGCGCAGTATGCGCGTGCCGCTGATGGGAGTGGTCAAGCACCTGCAAAGCTCGCGCATGGCGAGCCAGCTGGCCTTCATGATGATCGAATATATCCGTCGCGCCGCCGTCTCCGAATATGGTGCGACGCGTGGCGAGATCGGCTGGATCCTTGACGACAATCAGGGGATGGTCGCGATTGCCGACGCGATCCGCAGCCGGGTCAACCGCGAGTATCTGATCTACGCCAAACCGATCGCCGCAGGCACACTCAATCATATGTAA
- a CDS encoding fatty acid desaturase family protein, translating into MMKSVALDLRETADLPEAVTPTAKQPRITLSGVPDDRAMLRAAAEMTRDLQKPKPWIYWTDCFISAAVGYAALIGAILAPSLGWGLLAGLVSVLALYRATLFIHEITHLKHSLLPGFRVAWNVLVGFPMMLPSFMYEGIHAIHHSRTRYGTAEDPEYLPLAHMKPHTLPVFLLVSVLMPVGLLLRFGILAPLSMLSPKLRRVLVAKYSGLQINPSYERRAPEGEFRRQWAWQEAGTSVWAIGVILAVATGLMPLHAFAIYMGVISAVAVINQVRTLVAHLWENEGEPLTVTAQFLDSVNVPPPSVLPYLWAPVGLRYHALHHLLPSLPYHALGEAHRRLTAALEGESAYHRANYPHLPGLVGRLAASTMGGARRG; encoded by the coding sequence ATGATGAAATCGGTAGCACTCGATCTGCGCGAGACGGCGGATCTACCCGAAGCCGTCACGCCGACGGCAAAGCAGCCGCGAATCACGCTTTCGGGTGTGCCGGACGACCGCGCCATGCTGCGCGCGGCCGCCGAGATGACGCGCGACCTGCAGAAGCCGAAGCCCTGGATCTACTGGACCGACTGTTTCATCTCGGCCGCGGTCGGCTATGCGGCGCTGATCGGCGCGATCCTGGCACCCTCGCTCGGCTGGGGGCTGCTCGCCGGGCTCGTCTCGGTGCTGGCGCTCTATCGCGCGACGCTGTTCATCCACGAGATCACGCATCTCAAGCATTCGTTGCTGCCGGGCTTTCGCGTCGCGTGGAACGTGCTGGTCGGCTTTCCGATGATGCTCCCGTCGTTCATGTACGAGGGAATCCATGCAATCCACCATTCGCGCACGCGCTATGGCACGGCGGAAGACCCCGAATATCTGCCGCTGGCGCATATGAAGCCGCATACGCTGCCGGTGTTTCTGCTGGTTTCGGTGCTGATGCCGGTCGGGTTGCTGCTGCGCTTCGGCATTCTCGCCCCGCTCTCGATGCTGTCGCCCAAGCTGCGCCGCGTGCTCGTCGCCAAATATTCGGGGCTGCAGATCAACCCCAGCTATGAGCGCCGCGCCCCCGAAGGCGAATTCCGGCGGCAATGGGCCTGGCAGGAGGCGGGGACAAGTGTGTGGGCGATCGGCGTGATCCTCGCCGTCGCGACCGGGCTGATGCCGCTCCACGCCTTCGCCATCTATATGGGCGTGATCAGCGCCGTGGCGGTGATCAACCAGGTGCGCACGCTGGTCGCGCATCTCTGGGAGAACGAGGGCGAGCCGCTGACGGTCACCGCGCAGTTCCTCGACAGCGTGAACGTGCCGCCGCCGTCGGTGCTGCCCTATCTCTGGGCGCCGGTGGGGCTGCGCTATCACGCGCTGCACCATCTGCTGCCGAGCCTGCCCTATCATGCGCTCGGCGAAGCGCACCGCCGGCTCACCGCCGCGCTGGAAGGCGAGTCGGCCTACCATCGGGCGAACTATCCGCATCTGCCGGGGCTGGTCGGCCGCCTCGCGGCGAGCACGATGGGCGGCGCGCGGCGGGGGTGA